In the genome of Saccharomonospora viridis DSM 43017, one region contains:
- a CDS encoding fumarylacetoacetate hydrolase family protein, which translates to MRLARIAHPDGVAFGSIEAEGDNDDAAQVLEIADHPFGKPNYTGRRWPLSDVRLLAPILPTKVIAVGRNYAKHAEEFGNEVPAEPMIFLKPSTSVIGPNAPIKLPPASSRVDFEGELAVVIGQPIKNIPVDRAQAAILGYTIANDVSARDLQQTDGQWGRAKGFDTFCPLGPWISTDVDPADLTLTTEVDGVVKQDARTSEMVHKVADLVAFVSSVMTLLPGDVILTGTPEGVGPIEAGQQVSVTIEGIGTLTNPVQAA; encoded by the coding sequence GTGCGTTTGGCTCGAATCGCGCATCCTGATGGCGTCGCATTCGGCTCGATCGAGGCCGAGGGGGACAACGACGACGCGGCACAGGTTCTTGAGATCGCCGACCATCCGTTCGGGAAGCCGAATTACACGGGCAGGCGGTGGCCGCTGTCCGACGTCCGGCTCCTGGCGCCCATCCTGCCGACGAAGGTGATCGCGGTGGGTCGGAACTACGCCAAGCACGCCGAGGAGTTCGGCAACGAGGTTCCGGCCGAGCCGATGATCTTCCTCAAGCCGTCGACGAGTGTCATCGGCCCGAACGCGCCCATCAAACTGCCGCCCGCCTCGTCGCGTGTGGATTTCGAGGGCGAGCTCGCCGTGGTGATCGGCCAGCCGATCAAGAACATCCCCGTCGACCGGGCTCAGGCCGCCATCCTCGGCTACACCATCGCCAATGACGTCAGCGCACGCGATCTGCAGCAGACCGACGGGCAGTGGGGCCGGGCCAAGGGCTTCGACACGTTCTGTCCGCTCGGCCCGTGGATCTCCACGGATGTGGACCCGGCCGACCTCACGTTGACCACCGAGGTGGACGGCGTGGTGAAACAGGACGCCCGGACCTCGGAGATGGTGCACAAGGTCGCCGATCTCGTCGCCTTCGTGTCGTCGGTGATGACACTGCTGCCGGGGGACGTGATCCTCACCGGTACGCCGGAGGGCGTCGGTCCCATCGAGGCCGGGCAGCAGGTCTCGGTCACCATCGAGGGCATCGGCACGCTCACGAACCCGGTCCAAGCGGCCTGA
- the serA gene encoding phosphoglycerate dehydrogenase has protein sequence MSNPSQPVVLLAEKLAPSAVDVFGDEIEIRHVDGTDRPALLQAVKEADALLVRSATKVDKEVLAEATKLKVVARAGVGLDNVDVAEATERGVLVVNAPTSNIVSAAEHAIALLLAVARNIPAADQSLRSGEWKRSAFTGVELSGKTVGVVGFGKIGQLVASRLASFGTKLLAYDPYVSAARAAQLGAELVSLDELLERADIITIHLPKTPETQGIIGATALSKVKPGVLIVNAARGGLVDENALAEALREGRVAGAGIDVFVEEPTTSSPLFELPNVVVTPHLGASTREAQDRAGTDVARSVLLALRGDFVPDAVNVTGGAVSEEVRPYLGLTQKLGTVLSAFSAKAPSSVSVIASGELASEDVSVLQLAALRGVFSSVVEDQVTFVNAPRLAEELGVQVSVSTQPESTNYRSQVTVRTVHADGSSYSVSGAVTGKDDVHKLIEVNGRHFDIRAEGHMLLLEYPDRPGIMGRVGTLLGEAGINIEAAQISQTTNRADAVMLLRVDRAVNAHMLDPIGATVDAKMIRAVNFD, from the coding sequence GTGAGCAATCCCAGCCAGCCCGTCGTTCTCCTCGCCGAGAAACTCGCCCCTTCCGCAGTCGACGTGTTCGGTGACGAGATCGAGATCCGGCATGTGGACGGAACGGACCGCCCTGCGCTGTTGCAAGCGGTGAAGGAGGCCGACGCGCTCCTGGTGCGATCCGCCACGAAGGTCGACAAGGAGGTCCTGGCCGAGGCCACGAAGCTCAAGGTCGTCGCGCGTGCGGGTGTCGGTCTCGACAACGTCGACGTGGCCGAGGCGACCGAACGCGGGGTGCTCGTGGTGAACGCCCCGACCTCCAACATCGTGTCGGCCGCCGAGCACGCCATCGCGCTGTTGCTGGCGGTGGCCCGCAACATCCCGGCCGCCGATCAGAGCCTGCGAAGCGGTGAGTGGAAGCGCAGCGCGTTCACGGGTGTGGAACTGTCCGGAAAGACGGTCGGCGTGGTGGGCTTCGGCAAGATCGGCCAGCTCGTCGCCTCCCGGCTCGCCTCGTTCGGCACGAAACTCCTCGCCTACGACCCGTATGTCTCGGCCGCGCGGGCCGCTCAGTTGGGTGCCGAGCTGGTGTCGTTGGACGAGCTGTTGGAGCGTGCCGACATCATCACGATCCACCTGCCGAAGACACCGGAGACCCAAGGGATCATCGGTGCCACGGCGCTGTCGAAGGTCAAGCCCGGCGTGCTCATCGTCAACGCCGCTCGCGGTGGGCTCGTCGACGAGAACGCCCTCGCGGAGGCGTTGCGGGAAGGCCGTGTGGCGGGCGCGGGCATCGACGTGTTCGTCGAGGAGCCCACGACATCGAGCCCGTTGTTCGAACTGCCCAACGTCGTCGTCACCCCGCACCTGGGTGCCTCCACGCGAGAGGCACAGGACCGAGCGGGCACCGATGTGGCGCGTTCGGTGTTGTTGGCGTTGCGCGGTGACTTCGTTCCCGACGCCGTCAACGTCACCGGTGGGGCCGTCAGCGAAGAGGTGCGGCCGTACCTGGGGCTCACCCAGAAACTCGGCACGGTGCTCTCCGCGTTCAGCGCCAAGGCCCCGTCGTCGGTGTCCGTGATCGCCAGCGGCGAACTGGCCAGTGAGGACGTCAGCGTGCTCCAGCTCGCCGCGTTGCGGGGGGTGTTCTCGAGTGTCGTCGAGGACCAGGTCACGTTCGTCAACGCGCCGCGGCTGGCCGAGGAGCTCGGTGTGCAGGTGAGCGTGTCGACCCAGCCGGAGAGCACCAACTACCGCAGCCAGGTCACCGTGCGCACCGTGCACGCCGACGGCAGTTCGTACTCGGTGTCGGGAGCGGTGACGGGTAAGGACGACGTGCACAAGCTGATCGAGGTCAACGGTCGGCACTTCGACATCCGCGCTGAAGGCCACATGCTGCTGCTGGAGTACCCGGACCGTCCGGGCATCATGGGCCGGGTCGGCACGTTGCTCGGTGAGGCGGGCATCAACATCGAGGCGGCGCAGATCAGCCAGACCACCAACCGTGCCGACGCGGTGATGCTGCTGCGTGTCGACCGCGCCGTGAACGCCCACATGCTCGACCCCATCGGCGCCACCGTCGACGCGAAGATGATCCGCGCGGTCAACTTCGACTGA
- a CDS encoding DUF397 domain-containing protein produces MRNDRHGIDDKSSVRGGLDLSSASWRRLPGSSGDCGNESGGPVEYAFVTHGNATYAVLRQSLESDGTVLVFTPSEWDAFLLGVRDGEFDRPR; encoded by the coding sequence ATGAGGAATGACCGCCACGGTATCGACGACAAATCCTCCGTTCGCGGGGGACTCGACCTTTCCTCCGCGAGCTGGCGACGACTTCCCGGCTCCTCCGGGGATTGCGGAAACGAATCCGGTGGTCCGGTGGAGTACGCGTTCGTCACCCATGGCAACGCCACTTATGCCGTGTTGCGGCAGAGTCTCGAATCCGACGGCACGGTGTTGGTCTTCACACCGTCCGAGTGGGACGCCTTCCTGCTCGGTGTCAGGGACGGGGAGTTCGACCGTCCCCGTTGA
- the cimA gene encoding citramalate synthase: MSRTEPAGTPLGDRFHLYDTTLRDGAQREGISYSIADKFAVARLLDDLGVGFIEGGWPGAMPKDTEFFARAAAGELTLRHAVLVAFGSTRRAGLSVTEDPQVRALLDSQAPVVTLVAKSDVRHIERALRVDVDEACAMVRDTVSFLVSEGRRVFVDAEHFFDGYAHDPDTALRVIDAAGQAGADVVVLCDTNGGQLPLGIAETVREVADRTGLRLGIHCQDDTGCAVANSIAAVQAGATHVQCTANGYGERAGNADLFVVAGNLVAKLGMPVLPEGRAAELTRTAHALAEIANIAPDTHQAYVGASAFAHKAGLHASAIKVDPLLYNHIDPAVVGNDMRVLVTEMAGRASLELKGAQLGVDLADKPEAASSALKKVKALEAEGWSFEAADASLELLLRAEADDVPVEAPFRLESYRVVLEHRVDGEVVSEATVKVHVGGERVIATAEGNGPVHALDAALRQALRGHLSWLDSVELADYKVRILAGKPGTDAVTRVLVESSDGERTWTTVGVHANIVEASWMALCDALVHKSLRMRDANDADTATQVADTTAQAADTAAQVARGADASASR, encoded by the coding sequence GTGAGTCGCACGGAACCTGCAGGTACCCCGCTCGGCGATCGATTCCACCTGTACGACACGACGCTGCGTGACGGCGCCCAGCGCGAGGGTATCTCGTATTCCATCGCCGACAAGTTCGCCGTGGCCCGGCTGCTGGACGATCTCGGTGTCGGGTTCATCGAAGGCGGTTGGCCGGGTGCGATGCCGAAGGACACCGAATTCTTCGCGCGTGCGGCAGCGGGGGAGCTGACGTTGCGACACGCGGTGTTGGTGGCCTTCGGCTCCACCCGGCGTGCCGGTTTGTCCGTCACCGAGGACCCCCAGGTGCGGGCCCTGCTGGATTCGCAGGCGCCGGTGGTGACGTTGGTGGCGAAGTCGGACGTGCGGCACATCGAGCGGGCGTTGCGCGTGGATGTCGACGAGGCCTGCGCGATGGTGCGGGACACCGTGTCGTTCCTCGTGTCGGAGGGGCGGCGGGTCTTCGTGGACGCCGAGCACTTCTTCGACGGCTACGCCCACGATCCGGACACGGCGTTGCGGGTGATCGACGCGGCGGGACAGGCGGGCGCCGACGTGGTGGTGTTGTGCGACACCAACGGTGGCCAGCTTCCGCTGGGGATCGCGGAAACCGTGCGCGAAGTGGCCGACCGCACGGGACTGCGGCTCGGTATCCACTGCCAGGACGACACGGGCTGCGCGGTGGCCAACAGCATCGCGGCCGTGCAGGCGGGGGCGACGCACGTGCAGTGCACCGCCAACGGCTACGGCGAGCGCGCGGGGAACGCGGACCTGTTCGTGGTGGCCGGAAACCTCGTGGCCAAACTCGGGATGCCGGTACTGCCGGAAGGACGCGCCGCCGAACTGACTCGCACCGCGCACGCGCTCGCCGAGATCGCCAACATCGCCCCCGACACCCATCAGGCCTATGTGGGAGCGTCCGCTTTCGCGCACAAGGCGGGACTGCACGCGAGCGCCATCAAGGTCGATCCGTTGCTGTACAACCACATCGATCCGGCCGTGGTGGGCAACGACATGCGGGTGTTGGTCACCGAGATGGCGGGCCGGGCGAGTCTGGAACTCAAGGGCGCACAACTGGGAGTGGACCTCGCGGACAAACCTGAGGCGGCTTCCAGCGCGTTGAAGAAGGTGAAGGCGCTGGAGGCCGAAGGGTGGTCGTTCGAGGCCGCGGACGCCTCGTTGGAACTGTTGCTCCGCGCCGAGGCCGACGACGTACCCGTCGAGGCGCCGTTCCGACTGGAGTCCTATCGCGTGGTACTCGAACACCGGGTCGACGGAGAGGTCGTGTCGGAGGCGACGGTCAAGGTGCACGTCGGCGGGGAGCGGGTGATCGCGACGGCTGAGGGCAACGGCCCGGTGCACGCGCTCGATGCCGCGTTGCGTCAGGCCCTGCGGGGGCACCTGTCCTGGTTGGACAGCGTGGAGTTGGCCGATTACAAGGTGCGTATCCTCGCCGGCAAACCGGGGACCGACGCCGTGACGCGCGTGCTCGTGGAATCCAGCGACGGTGAGCGCACGTGGACCACCGTGGGGGTCCACGCGAACATCGTCGAGGCGAGCTGGATGGCCTTGTGCGATGCGTTGGTGCACAAATCGCTGCGGATGCGGGACGCGAACGACGCGGACACGGCTACGCAGGTTGCGGACACGACTGCGCAGGCTGCGGACACGGCTGCACAGGTCGCGCGGGGCGCGGACGCCTCGGCGTCACGTTAG
- the ilvC gene encoding ketol-acid reductoisomerase gives MSVEIFYDADADLGIIQGRKVAVIGYGSQGHAHALSLRDSGVDVRIGLPEGSKSRAKAEEEGLRVLTTAEAAAEADLIMILAPDTKQRAIYEQDIAPNLKDGDALFFGHGFNIRYGLIKPPANVDVAMVAPKGPGHLVRRQFVDGKGVPCLIAVEQDASGNAQALALSYAAAIGGARAGVIKTTFAEETETDLFGEQAVLCGGASALVQAGFEVLTEAGYAPEIAYFEVLHELKLIVDLMYEGGIARMRYSISDTAEYGDLTRGPRVITSEVKENMKAILREIQDGTFANEWVREDEQGRPNFTKLQETGEKHPIEETGRKLRGLMSWVDRPITETA, from the coding sequence ATGTCAGTCGAAATCTTCTACGACGCCGACGCCGACCTCGGCATCATCCAGGGTCGCAAGGTGGCCGTGATCGGATACGGCAGCCAGGGTCACGCGCACGCGCTGAGCCTGCGTGACTCCGGTGTCGACGTCCGCATCGGGCTTCCGGAGGGGTCGAAGTCGCGGGCCAAGGCCGAGGAGGAGGGCCTGCGCGTCCTCACGACCGCTGAGGCCGCCGCCGAGGCCGACCTCATCATGATCCTCGCCCCGGACACCAAGCAGCGTGCCATCTACGAACAGGACATCGCGCCGAACCTCAAGGACGGCGACGCCCTGTTCTTCGGGCACGGCTTCAACATCCGCTACGGCCTCATCAAGCCGCCCGCCAATGTGGACGTCGCGATGGTCGCCCCCAAGGGGCCGGGCCACTTGGTCCGCCGGCAGTTCGTCGACGGCAAGGGCGTGCCGTGCCTGATCGCGGTGGAGCAGGACGCAAGCGGTAACGCCCAGGCGCTGGCCCTGTCGTACGCCGCGGCCATCGGCGGTGCCCGTGCCGGTGTCATCAAGACCACATTCGCCGAGGAGACCGAGACGGACCTGTTCGGCGAGCAGGCGGTGCTCTGCGGTGGGGCCTCGGCGCTCGTGCAGGCCGGTTTCGAGGTGCTGACCGAGGCGGGTTACGCGCCGGAGATCGCGTACTTCGAGGTGCTCCACGAACTGAAGCTGATCGTGGACCTCATGTACGAGGGCGGTATCGCGCGTATGCGGTACTCGATTTCCGACACCGCCGAGTACGGTGACCTCACGCGTGGTCCGCGGGTGATCACGTCCGAGGTCAAGGAAAACATGAAGGCGATTCTGCGAGAGATCCAGGACGGCACTTTCGCCAACGAATGGGTCCGCGAGGACGAACAGGGTCGCCCGAACTTCACCAAACTGCAGGAAACGGGTGAGAAGCACCCGATCGAGGAAACCGGCCGCAAGCTGCGTGGCCTGATGTCCTGGGTGGACCGGCCGATCACCGAGACCGCCTGA
- the ilvN gene encoding acetolactate synthase small subunit: MTHHTLSVLVENVPGVLARVSGLFSRRGFNIESLAVGPTENPEVSRMTIVVAVEEQPLEQVTKQLNKLVNVIKIVELSPAQSVQRELLLVKVRADATVRSQVLETVQLFRAKVVDVSPEALTIEATGTSDKINALLRMLEPYGVRELVKSGMVAVGRGARSITATAAR, translated from the coding sequence ATGACCCACCACACTCTGAGCGTTCTGGTGGAGAACGTCCCGGGCGTGCTCGCCAGGGTGTCCGGTCTGTTCTCCCGCCGTGGCTTCAACATCGAATCCCTCGCCGTCGGGCCCACGGAGAACCCCGAGGTGTCCCGGATGACGATCGTGGTCGCCGTCGAGGAACAACCACTCGAGCAGGTGACCAAGCAGCTCAACAAGCTGGTCAACGTCATCAAGATCGTGGAGCTCAGCCCAGCGCAGTCGGTGCAGCGTGAACTGCTGCTCGTGAAGGTGAGGGCCGACGCCACGGTGCGCAGTCAGGTGCTGGAGACCGTACAGCTCTTCCGCGCCAAGGTCGTCGACGTGTCACCGGAGGCGTTGACGATCGAAGCCACGGGCACCAGCGACAAGATCAACGCGTTGTTGCGGATGCTGGAGCCCTACGGCGTGCGTGAACTCGTGAAGTCGGGCATGGTCGCGGTGGGCAGGGGCGCCCGTTCCATCACGGCGACGGCGGCCCGCTGA
- a CDS encoding FAD-dependent oxidoreductase, with translation MATTERTTCAVIGGGPAGMVLGLLLARAGVDVTVLEKHADFLRDFRGDTVHPSTLRLLDDLGLGERFARLPHTALTEIAFPYGDGERVVVGDLNRLRRIRYPYPYIAITPQWDFLNLLASAAAEEPTFSLRMRSEVTELVRDGGRVRGVRYRTEDGDTHTLLADVTVACDGRWSLARAQAGLRPRETPVPIDVWWFRLSRKPGTGPQELTPTMRAGQFFVVIPRRDYFQIALVAKKGLDPQLRRRGIAALREDIAAALPELADRVDELTTMDQIKHLDVRLNRLHRWHTDGLLCIGDAAHAMSPIGGVGINLAVQDAVAAARTLAEPLRQGRVSPETLALVRRRRLMPTLVIQGLQRALHHLVVAPVVEGRRSGPPKPMLTLLRRAPWLSFVPAYLLGVGPRPERAPAFARRPPAA, from the coding sequence GTGGCGACGACCGAACGCACGACATGCGCCGTGATCGGTGGCGGACCCGCCGGCATGGTTCTCGGACTCCTGCTAGCCAGAGCCGGTGTCGACGTGACGGTGCTGGAGAAACACGCCGACTTCCTCCGGGACTTCCGGGGCGACACCGTGCACCCTTCGACCCTCCGCTTGCTCGACGACCTCGGTCTCGGAGAACGGTTCGCACGCCTGCCGCACACCGCACTGACGGAGATCGCCTTCCCGTACGGTGATGGCGAGCGCGTCGTGGTCGGCGACCTGAACCGCCTGCGGCGAATCCGATATCCGTATCCCTACATCGCCATTACCCCGCAATGGGATTTCCTCAACCTCCTCGCCTCCGCCGCCGCGGAGGAGCCGACCTTCTCGCTACGCATGCGGTCCGAGGTCACCGAACTCGTGCGGGACGGTGGACGCGTTCGGGGCGTGCGTTACCGCACCGAGGACGGCGACACCCACACGCTGTTGGCCGACGTGACGGTGGCCTGTGACGGCCGCTGGTCGTTGGCCCGCGCCCAAGCCGGATTGCGCCCCCGGGAGACACCCGTACCCATCGACGTCTGGTGGTTCCGACTGAGCCGGAAACCCGGGACAGGGCCGCAGGAGCTCACCCCGACCATGCGGGCCGGCCAGTTCTTCGTCGTCATTCCCCGCCGTGACTACTTCCAGATCGCCTTGGTGGCGAAGAAGGGACTCGACCCCCAGCTTCGGCGGCGTGGCATCGCCGCGCTACGCGAGGACATCGCCGCGGCACTACCCGAACTGGCCGACCGGGTCGACGAGCTGACCACGATGGACCAGATCAAACACCTGGACGTCCGGCTCAACCGCCTGCACCGGTGGCACACCGACGGGTTGCTGTGCATCGGCGACGCGGCCCACGCCATGTCCCCGATCGGCGGGGTGGGCATCAACCTCGCCGTGCAGGACGCCGTCGCCGCCGCTCGGACCCTGGCCGAACCGCTACGGCAGGGGAGGGTCAGCCCGGAGACGCTGGCCTTGGTGCGTCGCAGACGGCTCATGCCGACTCTTGTCATCCAAGGACTGCAACGCGCGTTGCACCACCTGGTCGTCGCGCCCGTCGTGGAGGGCAGGAGGTCGGGCCCGCCGAAGCCGATGCTGACGCTGCTGCGGCGAGCGCCGTGGCTCTCGTTCGTCCCGGCCTACCTGCTCGGAGTGGGGCCCCGCCCGGAGCGGGCGCCCGCGTTCGCGCGGAGGCCACCCGCGGCCTGA
- a CDS encoding DUF6973 domain-containing protein, translating to MVSWNDVEEWDADGVAAVGDALVKARNAIVELEDELTDSASPEEWTGPSAESARQNLAKYRQDLETLVTEVAAMVATVDTVEDAVRQLRRDIDEAKGLAATHGFRIDDGRIVEPEGEAGADTASVKSDLVERVDSILAKAKEVDTDLATMLDKVLADKISDEGATTLAQAAEVGEERVRLDRILEDYQVDPDPDGLVNFFGKTITKSEAELLDDIGLLGIKDMYDIQNKAFETAEERFEGQDSNDSHQDAFRHAYWNALMTQRFGEEWAEQYGTAHERLPGNPADREAMDLYNNEVGRKIAVDNPDADPKKLADLVEQAVKDGRMVVIDENGELAYSDDVAEGKTGRADDPAPEKEGGDVAGSHTSGGSGDNSGDYDWGS from the coding sequence ATGGTGTCCTGGAACGATGTCGAGGAGTGGGACGCCGACGGCGTCGCTGCGGTCGGTGACGCGCTCGTGAAGGCCCGCAACGCGATCGTCGAGCTGGAGGACGAGCTCACCGACTCCGCTTCTCCGGAGGAATGGACCGGGCCGAGCGCGGAGTCCGCGCGGCAGAACCTGGCCAAGTACCGCCAGGACCTGGAGACCCTTGTCACCGAGGTGGCGGCGATGGTCGCGACGGTCGACACGGTCGAGGACGCGGTCCGGCAACTCCGTCGGGACATCGACGAGGCGAAGGGACTGGCGGCGACCCACGGTTTCCGGATCGACGACGGAAGGATCGTCGAACCGGAGGGGGAGGCCGGGGCCGATACGGCGTCCGTCAAGTCGGACCTCGTCGAGCGGGTGGATTCCATCCTCGCCAAGGCGAAGGAAGTGGACACCGACCTCGCCACGATGTTGGACAAGGTCCTCGCCGACAAGATCAGCGATGAGGGCGCGACCACGCTCGCCCAGGCCGCCGAGGTGGGGGAGGAGCGTGTTCGACTCGACCGGATCCTGGAGGACTACCAGGTCGATCCGGACCCGGACGGGCTGGTCAACTTCTTCGGCAAGACGATCACGAAGTCGGAGGCCGAGTTGCTCGACGACATCGGCCTGCTCGGGATCAAGGACATGTACGACATCCAGAACAAGGCTTTCGAAACCGCGGAGGAACGGTTCGAAGGACAGGACTCCAACGACAGCCATCAAGATGCGTTCCGGCATGCGTACTGGAACGCGCTCATGACGCAACGGTTCGGCGAGGAGTGGGCGGAGCAGTACGGCACGGCCCACGAGCGGTTGCCGGGCAACCCCGCCGATCGGGAGGCCATGGACCTCTACAACAACGAGGTGGGTCGCAAGATCGCGGTGGATAACCCGGACGCCGACCCGAAGAAGTTGGCGGATCTCGTCGAGCAGGCGGTGAAGGACGGCCGCATGGTGGTGATCGACGAGAACGGTGAGCTCGCCTACAGCGATGACGTCGCTGAGGGGAAGACCGGGAGAGCCGATGATCCGGCGCCGGAAAAGGAAGGCGGCGACGTCGCTGGCTCGCACACCAGCGGGGGCTCCGGTGACAACAGTGGCGACTACGACTGGGGTAGCTGA
- a CDS encoding type VII secretion target, producing the protein MGFEVVTKSLRNAADAAEEAADQLRKVDLGVVGDLAQALPGAKAAGSAKKVATQWDDDKSTWSTSMDGYAEKLTAAADAYDKNDQDAGGTLGGGN; encoded by the coding sequence ATGGGATTCGAGGTTGTCACCAAGTCCTTGCGGAATGCCGCGGACGCGGCCGAGGAGGCCGCGGATCAGCTTCGCAAGGTGGATCTCGGCGTCGTGGGAGACCTCGCGCAGGCGCTGCCCGGAGCGAAGGCCGCGGGCAGCGCCAAGAAGGTGGCGACGCAGTGGGACGACGATAAATCAACCTGGTCCACGTCCATGGACGGCTACGCGGAGAAACTGACGGCGGCAGCCGACGCCTACGACAAGAACGACCAGGACGCCGGTGGCACCCTCGGGGGTGGCAACTGA
- a CDS encoding GNAT family N-acetyltransferase, with protein sequence MPELARLLQERTARAVPAETVRHVAGWWLRDAVGAAWWVRSVLPHADASGERLTYRIEQAEDFYARRGVPTRFQITPGACPDSLDSLLAERGYDEQSPMSLQTAGTAHVVDRLGPPPPWVAVDERPTRAWFDTWHAVHGGDPRTEWALLERVTQPCGFARAVLDGVVVAVGRAVADTGWAGLFGIATLPKARGRGAARAVVAALAHWAAARHADHLYLQVERDNVAACHLYARAGFTELCGYHYRAAPRPDRTEDDS encoded by the coding sequence TTGCCCGAACTGGCGCGTCTGCTTCAGGAAAGAACGGCCCGAGCGGTGCCCGCCGAAACCGTGCGACACGTGGCCGGTTGGTGGCTGCGCGACGCCGTCGGAGCGGCGTGGTGGGTGCGGTCGGTGCTCCCCCACGCGGACGCCTCGGGCGAGCGGTTGACGTATCGGATCGAACAAGCGGAGGACTTCTACGCCCGCCGGGGCGTGCCCACCCGGTTCCAGATCACTCCGGGAGCGTGTCCCGACTCGCTCGACTCCCTGCTCGCCGAACGTGGTTACGACGAGCAGAGCCCGATGTCGTTGCAAACGGCCGGCACCGCGCACGTCGTCGACCGCCTCGGCCCGCCTCCACCGTGGGTGGCGGTGGACGAGCGGCCGACACGGGCGTGGTTCGACACCTGGCACGCCGTACACGGTGGTGATCCCCGAACCGAGTGGGCGCTGCTGGAGCGTGTGACACAGCCTTGCGGGTTCGCCCGCGCGGTGCTCGACGGCGTCGTGGTGGCGGTGGGCCGAGCCGTCGCCGACACGGGCTGGGCGGGGTTGTTCGGGATCGCGACACTTCCGAAGGCCCGGGGTAGGGGCGCGGCCCGCGCGGTGGTCGCCGCGCTGGCTCACTGGGCCGCCGCCCGGCACGCCGATCACCTGTATCTCCAGGTGGAGCGGGACAACGTCGCGGCATGTCACCTCTACGCGCGGGCCGGCTTCACCGAACTCTGCGGATATCACTACCGCGCGGCGCCACGTCCGGACCGCACCGAGGACGACTCGTAA
- a CDS encoding 3-isopropylmalate dehydrogenase, with protein sequence MRLAVIPGDGIGPEVVTEALKVLTEVVPNAEITKYDLGASRWHATGELLPESVLNELRQHDAILLGAVGDPSVPSGILERGLLLRLRFELDHHVNLRPGRLYPGVRSPLAAPGEVDMVVVREGTEGPYAGNGGLLRKDTEQEIATEVSVNTAFGIRRVVADAFARAERRPRKHLTLVHKTNVLEHAGSLWSRIVEEESLKHPDVTVAYSHVDAATIHLVTDPGRFDVIVTDNLFGDIITDLVAAVTGGIGLAASGNLDITRRNPSMFEPVHGSAPDIAGQNLADPTAAVLSVALLLDHLGEKEAARRIEASVAFDLATRDQNSPGSTQAIGDRLAALVSSNTRQTS encoded by the coding sequence ATGCGGCTCGCTGTGATCCCCGGTGACGGGATCGGGCCCGAGGTCGTGACCGAGGCGCTGAAGGTGCTGACCGAGGTCGTGCCGAATGCCGAGATCACCAAGTACGACCTCGGCGCATCTCGCTGGCATGCCACAGGCGAATTGCTGCCCGAGTCGGTGTTGAATGAACTCCGCCAGCACGATGCCATCCTGCTTGGCGCCGTCGGTGATCCGAGTGTGCCCAGCGGCATCCTGGAGCGCGGTCTGCTGCTGCGTCTGCGCTTCGAGCTCGATCACCATGTCAACCTTCGTCCGGGCCGGCTCTATCCGGGCGTGCGCAGCCCGCTCGCCGCGCCGGGGGAAGTGGACATGGTCGTGGTGCGGGAGGGCACCGAGGGGCCGTACGCGGGTAACGGCGGCCTGCTGCGCAAGGACACCGAGCAGGAGATCGCCACCGAGGTCAGTGTCAACACGGCGTTCGGTATCCGGCGTGTGGTGGCCGACGCCTTCGCCCGTGCCGAACGGCGTCCGCGCAAGCATCTCACCCTGGTGCACAAGACGAACGTCCTCGAACACGCTGGTTCGCTGTGGTCGCGGATCGTGGAAGAGGAGTCGCTGAAGCACCCCGACGTGACCGTGGCGTACTCGCACGTGGACGCCGCCACGATCCACCTCGTCACCGACCCCGGTCGCTTCGACGTCATCGTCACCGACAACCTGTTCGGCGACATCATCACCGATCTCGTCGCCGCGGTGACCGGTGGTATCGGGCTGGCGGCGAGCGGCAACCTCGACATCACGCGCCGCAACCCGAGCATGTTCGAGCCCGTGCACGGCAGCGCCCCCGACATCGCGGGGCAGAACCTCGCCGACCCCACGGCGGCCGTGCTGTCCGTCGCGCTGCTGCTCGATCACCTCGGGGAGAAGGAGGCCGCGCGTCGTATCGAGGCGTCGGTGGCGTTCGACCTCGCTACCCGGGATCAGAACTCGCCGGGCAGCACGCAGGCGATCGGCGACCGGCTGGCCGCGTTGGTCTCCTCGAACACCCGTCAGACGAGCTGA